The stretch of DNA GGCACAAATTTACTGTTATTTACCGTCATTTATCGACAGCCTCCGGTGACGTTTTGAACAAGTCGCTGTTCATCATGGGGGAGATGGGGGTGAACGACTACAATTCTGTGTTGGTCCACGACAAACCCATCGAGTCCGCACGGGCCCTCGTCGCCCCTGTTGCGCGCGCGATCGGTGCGGCCATCGACGTAAGCCAGCTGCAACCTCGCCCTGCCgtcgatttgattcccattgtcGACTCCTCCATCACTGACCAACTCATGTTGACTGATCTCCAGGCGCTGGTTCGGGCCGGGGCGAAGACCGTATTCGTTTCCGGCATCTTCCCAATGGGGTGCATCGCTCTGTTCCTCACCGAGACTCAGAACGCCGCGCCGAACGATCCAGAAACGGGTTGCCTCAAGTGGCTAAACGAGTTCTCGCAGCACCACAACCTACTGCTGCGGCGCGAGCTCCGTCGACTTCGGCGAGCCCACCCACACTCCACCATCATCTACGATGACATTTACCGAGCTCTGATGGCCATCTACATGTCTCCAAGCCACTTCGGTGAACCCCAAACTGCCGCTGCCTCTCGTGACTACGAGTTCATCTCATCATGGCTTAGCGAATGAAATGTGGGTGCAGGGATGACGTCGACTCTGGTGGCGTGCTGTGGAGGCGAGAGACCCTACTACTACAATTCCTCCGTGAGGTGCAGCGATCCATGGAGCTACGTTCGTTGGGATGGGGGGCACCTCACGGAGGCAGCCTACCAAATCATTGCCCATGTCGTCTTGGACGGATCATAAGCTGAGGTCAGACTTGAAGTAGTCCATCTTATGGTTATTCCGCGGATCGTAGGCCTTTGGTTTGAGGGTGTGACATTATTCTTCTTAAAAATGTTGATGAATAGTAGTAAGTCATACAAAATATGGCATCCGAAATGATCATATTCACACTGTAAAAGATGAACTAAGTAGATAAGTATAGTGACCCATAGAGCATAATGTGTATGTGTTATAAGACAAGGGAGATGAATGGTATTGCTCGATTAAAATGATACATGTGGCATTCATCTCCGATCTTGTCGGTCTCCATGAGAGAACTATAGAAAGAGGAATGTTATTGGAGACTACCACATGATGGGATTCTTATCCATGGATATTAAGCTAAAGCTTGAAATATTAGATTTTGAAGATCACACTAGATCGACATAATTCaacatatatttaattataaaataatattaagtaaATTGAAGCGTAAAGGAGGTGACAACAAAATGACATAATTCTGTATTACTTTTATTGGGGAGGGAGAAGAAACTTGAAACCAAAAGAAATTAAGAGATCAATAAGTAAATaacatatcaaaatatataaCGTAGTTTAATAATTTCTTATCTATGGAGAAAGTCAAATTCTTTACTATTATATGTACTTAAGCACAAAGGGTCTTCTTGTATATTTATCCATATAAACCGAAAGAACTCTTCTCTTAATCTTTTCTAGATTTATAGGATAGAAACTCTTTAGAGCAtccaaagaaaatatttatcaatcctaATAATTATGGAggaaaaaattaagaataaaatgaaaaatataatgatacCCAAAGGTAATATTTCTAATGAAAGTCACTTTAtcataaccatatatatatatatatatatatatatatatatatatatatatatatgaaaggttGGTTAAATTGGCTTATAATGATAGAGTACTATAGTACAATTGGGGTCTAGATTTAAGCATTTTGATCTAGTGATTGAGCCCATAACATTAATTGATCAATTATATCCTATCAACTCAAATCATCACAAATGATTTATATGGATAGGGTAAATTTACTATTATCAGCTAaatcatttatattattatagatGATAACATTCATATTTATGACATATGGGATGTACATATCCATGACATCATATTTCTTATGAATAAATTCAATGTGATAAGAGCAAAATCATTCAGGTAATTTTCTTCtcaattaaaaatttataatgtgAACCTCCATAAAATATATTAACAAAAATATTCCTTATAGACCCTTAAGTATCgcatctaaaatataaaaaagataagGATGAATTCCCCAAAAAATAATctatcatatttgaaatttccTATAGATCATCCCTGCTTTaaagaattttaaaataatatatatatatatattttaaatgatcATTTACCCTTTGTTAATTGTCCTATTAGTCCAACCCAACCCATTATAGTGGAGTGAGGTGAGCAACCCTCAAAATAAGAGAAGAgtctaataaaataattttttaataggaccaagtattatttttaaaataatttcaaaGTAATAATACTGTtctgcaaaaaaataataataataattttttaagaatTCTCTCAAAAGGTAAACATCCTATAACAATATAAAAAAGTGATCGTGGGATTCAGTGTAACAACCCCTGCGATTTAATCATCGATCCGTTATGATGATTGAGAGACAGACCATGTGTTTTGGCATCACAGGTTGCAGTGCTGCCTGTGTAATAATTGCAAGGCAGACTCATAATTAAGCTACTGTAGGCCTCCTAATTATTTGGGCACCGGTACGCGTTGCCCTCCCACCAATCCATCCATCCATGGCATCATCGTCCTTCCCCCTCCATCTCATCCTCCTCGCCATCAATCTCCTCCTGCTGCCGAGCGTCGTCACCCCATCCACTGCCCGCTACTCCGCCATCTTTAGCTTCGGCGACTCGCTCGCCGACACCGGAAACTTGGCCTTCTTCTCCGGCGGCAAGGATCAGGCTAACCGGCCTCCCTACGGCGAGACCTACTTCCATCGACCTAACGGCCGCTATTCCGATGGCCGAATCATACTAGACTTCATCGGTATGCAtattgccctctctctctctctctctccctctcatctctctttcctctttctGCTCCATATAAAACACTAGGATTGAGAAGCAGAACTTATAGCTAACATATGGTGGGCATACCTGGTGTTGTAGCACAAACCACGGGGCTGCCTCTGGTGCGGCCATATCCTGCAGGGCGCGGCAGCGAGGGATTCGTCTACGGGGCCAACTTTGCCGTGGCAGGAGCCTGCGCGCTCAGCAACGCCTTCTACGAGGCCGAGGGATTCAACGTCACATGGGAGGATTACTCCTTAGGCACGCAGCTCAAGTGGTTCGAGCAACTGCTGTCGTCTCCCTCTGTTCTTGGTATGTGCTCTTTCCCCTACCTCTGTCCCGTATGCTCGTTTGTTGAATTTCCAGCTCCCGATTCGAACTCGATATACCAAAGTCGCAGCCACGATTTGGAAGAAGGACACAGAAGCGAATCGATTAAGTAACATCTGTGTCTGGGTAATCCTAGTTCGTGGCGGTGCTAACACTCGTCGGAGTTTCCACTCGACCGGTGGCAAACACCGACGACTTCATTTTTTATTGATCATTAATTTAATTCAAACTTTAATGGATCTTATACAAAGTTATTGTGCCACGTCATATTAAGTATCTTTTTGAGCGTTAATAAATCGGTGCCTCTTTGTCTCTGTAATCCATTTGTGGCGAGAGCCCCGAATGACGCTCTGAGCAAGTCGCTGTTCATCATGGGGGAGATAGGGGCGAACGACTACAGTTCTGTTTTGGTCGGCGACAACCCCATGGAGTCCGCACAAGCCCTCGTCGCCCCTGTCGCGCGCGCAATCGGTGCGGCCATCGACGTAAGCCGGCTTCAACCTCGCCCTGCCGGTGATTTGCTTCCGCACGGTCGACTCCTCCGTCGCTGACAAACTCACGTTGACTGATCTCCAGGCGCTGGTTCGGACCGGGGCGAAGACGGTGTTGGTTTCCGGGGTCTTCCCACTGGGGTGCGTCCCTCTGTTCCTCACCAGGTTCCGGACTCGGAACGCCGAGGCGTACGATCCAGCGACAGGTTGCCTCAAGTGGCTGAACGAGTTATCGCAGCATCACAACCTGCTGCTGCAGCGCGAGCTTCGTCGACTTCGGCGAGCCCACCCACACTCCACCATCATCTACGCTGACATTTATGGAGCTATGATGGCCATCTACACATCTCCAAGCCAATTCGGTGAGCTACTGCGTCTTGTCTTGTCTCGTGACGACGGATACATGCCATTGCCTAGCGAATGAAACGGTTGCAGGGATGAGGTCGACTCTGGAGGCCTGCTGTGGGGGCGAGGGGCCCTACGACTACAATTCCTCCGTGACCTGCGGTGATCCGACGTCGACGTTGTGCAGCGATCCATGGAGCTACGTTTCTTGGGACGGGCGGCACCTCACCGAGGCAGCCTACCAAATTATTGCCAATGGCATAGCGGGTATAGTGGCCGGACCAAACACACAAGTCTCCCACTACGCAAACGTTGATCAAATGTAAGCAGTATAGATTTAAAGAAACCAAGTAGATCAAAT from Musa acuminata AAA Group cultivar baxijiao chromosome BXJ2-11, Cavendish_Baxijiao_AAA, whole genome shotgun sequence encodes:
- the LOC103970895 gene encoding GDSL esterase/lipase At1g28580-like, which codes for MGVNDYNSVLVHDKPIESARALVAPVARAIGAAIDVSQLQPRPAVDLIPIVDSSITDQLMLTDLQALVRAGAKTVFVSGIFPMGCIALFLTETQNAAPNDPETGCLKWLNEFSQHHNLLLRRELRRLRRAHPHSTIIYDDIYRALMAIYMSPSHFGEPQTAAASRDYEFISSWLSE
- the LOC135627050 gene encoding GDSL esterase/lipase At1g28580-like, with protein sequence MASSSFPLHLILLAINLLLLPSVVTPSTARYSAIFSFGDSLADTGNLAFFSGGKDQANRPPYGETYFHRPNGRYSDGRIILDFIAQTTGLPLVRPYPAGRGSEGFVYGANFAVAGACALSNAFYEAEGFNVTWEDYSLGTQLKWFEQLLSSPSVLAPNDALSKSLFIMGEIGANDYSSVLVGDNPMESAQALVAPVARAIGAAIDALVRTGAKTVLVSGVFPLGCVPLFLTRFRTRNAEAYDPATGCLKWLNELSQHHNLLLQRELRRLRRAHPHSTIIYADIYGAMMAIYTSPSQFGMRSTLEACCGGEGPYDYNSSVTCGDPTSTLCSDPWSYVSWDGRHLTEAAYQIIANGIAGIVAGPNTQVSHYANVDQM